Proteins from a single region of Eublepharis macularius isolate TG4126 chromosome 9, MPM_Emac_v1.0, whole genome shotgun sequence:
- the STRAP gene encoding serine-threonine kinase receptor-associated protein, with product MAMRQTPLTCSGHTRPVVDLAFSGITPFGYFLISACKDGKPMLRQGDTGDWIGTFLGHKGAVWGATLNQDATKAATAAADFTAKVWDGISGDELITLAHKHIVKSVDFSQDSNYLLTGGQDKILRIYDLSKPEAEPQVVPGHTSGIKKALWSSDDRQILSADDKTVRLWDRSTLTEVKAINVAMSVSSMEYVPEGEILVITYGRTIAFHSAETLEQIKSFEAPATINSASLHPEKECLVAGGEDFKLYKYDYNTGEELESYKGHFGPIHCVRFSPDGELYASGSEDGTLRLWQTTVGKTYGLWKCVIPEEEGGELVKPKVSLPGTAEEELEDLGSENPDSIYSSTPEVKA from the exons ATGGCCATGAGGCAGACCCCGCTGACCTGCTCCGGCCACACGCGGCCCGTGGTGGACTTGGCCTTCAGCGGCATCACCCCCTTCGGCTACTTCCTCATCAGCGCCTGCAAGG ATGGAAAGCCTATGCTGCGCCAGGGAGACACAGGAGATTGGATTGGGACATTCCTCGGTCATAAAGGCGCTGTCTGGGGTGCTACTTTGAATCAGGATGCCACGAAAGCAGCTACGGCAGCTGCAGATTTCACAGC CAAAGTATGGGATGGCATTTCAGGAGACGAGCTGATCACTTTGGCTCACAAGCACATTGTCAAATCTGTGGACTTCAGTCAG GACAGCAATTACCTGTTGACAGGGGGACAAGACAAGATACTGCGTATCTATGACTTAAGCAAACCAGAGGCAG AACCTCAAGTGGTCCCTGGCCACACGTCTGGTATTAAGAAGGCTCTGTGGAGCAGTGACGACAGACAGATCCTTTCAGCCGATGATAAAACTGTCAG GCTCTGGGACCGAAGTACGTTGACAGAAGTGAAGGCCATCAACGTTGCCATGTCTGTGAGCAGCATGGAGTATGTCCCAGAAGGGGAGATACTGGTGATTACTTATGGAAGGACCATCGCCTTTCACAGTGCAGAAAC CCTGGAGCAGATTAAGTCATTTGAAGCGCCTGCAACAATTAATTCTGCATCACTGCACCCTGAGAAAGAATGTCTAGTTGCAGGCGGCGAAGACTTCAAACTTTATAAGTACGATTATAATACCGGAGAAGAGCTAG AATCTTACAAGGGGCACTTTGGGCCCATTCACTGTGTCAGATTTAGCCCAGATGGAGAGCTGTACGCTAGTGGCTCTGAGGATGGAACACTAAGATTGTGGCAGACGACAGTAGGCAAGACATATGGTCTCTGGAAATGTGTGATTCCTG AAGAGGAAGGTGGAGAGCTGGTGAAACCAAAGGTCAGCCTTCCAGGGACTGCAGAAGAAGAACTAG AAGACCTTGGCTCCGAAAATCCAGATTCCATCTACAGTTCGACCCCTGAAGTTAAGGCTTGA